GGCTGAAGCATGAAATTGCTGCCGTTCCACCACCCTTCCTACAATGTCGGTCAGAAAAAACTCAATGTCCGATGATGGTAAAGGTGAAAACGCAAACGTTACTTCTTCATTAAAAGGATTCGGAAATACGGATACTGCTGTTTGTTGTGAAACAATAGGTTCATCACCGGTTACCTCAAACTGTAGTTTCGCAATGATGGGAATATGATCCGACGCCTGGTGCAATGCATTCGCTATTTCCATGCTCACTGCCGTATTGGGTGGCCTGTTGATGGAATCATTATAGTGATTGCCGTCATTACCGTAGGGTACCGTACTGCCGGGAACATAGCTGATGCCGCCTGCCTCCATGATCGCATTGCTGAAAAGTATCATATCAAAACGATCATCCATGCCACCTGTCACTCCACCGCCGAAGCTGCGCACACGTGGTGATTGCGTATGATACTTAGCATTGGCTGAAGTATTGAAGTTGCCACTGACAGGCAGCGGATCGTTGAAATTACCATCATCCGTGGCATTATCCTGCATCAGTTTTTGATATGGTGTCTCATTGGATGAATAGATATTAAAATCACCACACACAATAAAATCAGAACCCGCCGGCAATGCATTCGTCCGTTTCCGCAGCGAATCCACTTCCAAAGCACGCTGCGCTTCATCGCTGGCTGAAGAACTGGCTTTCAGATGAACCGCATAAAGACGCAGGGTATCGCCACTTGCTTTATGAATAACGGTAAACTCATTGATATCCCGCAAATCAGTTTTTATTGCCTTGTTGCTGATAAATGTGAACTTTTCATTTCGATAGATGAGGGCTTTATTGGTATCAAAACCGGTTATGAAGGCGCCCAGTGAATATATATCGGCGGAGTCATTCATCACGTTGGCCACGAATCCCTGTATGGCCGAATACACAACAATCTCTTCACATACAAGCAGGTCCGGTTTCACTTCTTGCATAATCTTCCTGAAATAAGGATTGCGCAGAGCGGAATCGGCCTGGATACCTTCATAGTTCAGGAGATTATAGGCCATCACAGTTACCGTTTCCTGGGCCTGTGAAAGCAATGGCATCGATGAGAGAAGCAACAGGATTCTGAGGGAGAGAAACTTCATGTCGGAAAAGTAATGTTTTATTCGTGAAAGCCCGGTTAACCCGTTTGACCGGCCGTACTTTGTTTATGACAGATTATTATGGAAATTTATGACCGGCCAAGTGCCCGAAGGCACTGTTCACCTTGTCATCAACAATCAACAAAACTTTTTCCATTGGATCCCTACCCTCCACTATCTGACGATCCCATAAACATAAGCGCTGCCGGTGATTCGCCGCCTGCGTTTTCCTGGGAAGACTGGTATGCAGCAGTGGGTGGACGAACCATTAATATTGAAGCGGTAAATGATTACCTGCAAAAGATTTATGAGGATCAGTATAAACGTTTTGAAAGCACGGTGGCTCCCGTTAAAAAGGAATTTGCCAGTGCAGCCGAAGCAGCAAGGACGATAAAGGAAAAGGCATTTTCATTCGGTGCCGACATCGTTGGCATCTGCAAGATTGAGCCGTCAGATATTTACAGGGGAAAAACCGTTACGGAGAAGTATGCCATTGCAGTCGGCCAGAGGATGTTGTGGCGGGCATTCCAGGTGGTGCCATCTGAAGCCGCTGCCATAGAATGCCTGCGCATTTATTATACGCTGGGAGAAACAGTCATTCAGCTCGCAAGCTATATTCGTTCACTGG
The DNA window shown above is from Chitinophagales bacterium and carries:
- a CDS encoding T9SS type A sorting domain-containing protein, with protein sequence MKFLSLRILLLLSSMPLLSQAQETVTVMAYNLLNYEGIQADSALRNPYFRKIMQEVKPDLLVCEEIVVYSAIQGFVANVMNDSADIYSLGAFITGFDTNKALIYRNEKFTFISNKAIKTDLRDINEFTVIHKASGDTLRLYAVHLKASSSASDEAQRALEVDSLRKRTNALPAGSDFIVCGDFNIYSSNETPYQKLMQDNATDDGNFNDPLPVSGNFNTSANAKYHTQSPRVRSFGGGVTGGMDDRFDMILFSNAIMEAGGISYVPGSTVPYGNDGNHYNDSINRPPNTAVSMEIANALHQASDHIPIIAKLQFEVTGDEPIVSQQTAVSVFPNPFNEEVTFAFSPLPSSDIEFFLTDIVGRVVERQQFHASAKLILQLSSLKDGIYFYHLKIKGQVLQGKIARQ